One segment of Pleomorphomonas sp. PLEO DNA contains the following:
- a CDS encoding type II toxin-antitoxin system Phd/YefM family antitoxin — MREIQLKDAKASLSAVVDQAVAGEPAIITRHGRKEAVLLSFADYERLSNVPSFGLLLASSGLVSGDLERDDTPMRDFGA, encoded by the coding sequence ATGCGCGAAATTCAGTTGAAAGACGCGAAAGCGAGCTTGTCGGCCGTCGTCGACCAGGCCGTCGCGGGGGAGCCGGCGATCATCACCCGGCATGGCCGCAAAGAGGCTGTTCTCCTGTCATTTGCCGATTATGAGCGGCTGTCGAATGTGCCCTCGTTCGGCCTGCTTCTGGCGTCCTCAGGCCTTGTCTCCGGGGATCTGGAGCGCGACGACACGCCCATGCGGGATTTCGGCGCCTGA